The following are encoded in a window of Chitinophaga sp. H8 genomic DNA:
- a CDS encoding NADH-quinone oxidoreductase subunit C, whose protein sequence is MSLTNEHIQHRLTEKFGEVLTEFAESFGMLSFAAPKDHNLKVLQFLYDDAELKFTFLTDLTGVHYPDRKNEELAVVYHLHNFQDNVRLRFKVYTAVAAPQIFTATRLFESANWMERETYDFFGIDFVGHPNLKRILNVDEMTYFPMRKEFPLEDQTRIDKDDEMFGRGGHIGI, encoded by the coding sequence ATGTCTTTAACTAACGAACATATACAGCATAGGTTAACGGAGAAGTTTGGTGAAGTACTTACAGAGTTTGCTGAGTCTTTTGGCATGCTCTCTTTTGCAGCTCCTAAGGATCATAACCTGAAAGTGCTGCAATTCCTGTATGATGATGCAGAACTGAAGTTCACGTTTCTGACAGATCTGACAGGGGTACATTACCCGGACCGGAAAAATGAAGAATTAGCAGTCGTGTATCATTTGCACAACTTTCAGGACAATGTACGGCTCCGTTTCAAAGTATATACTGCTGTAGCTGCTCCGCAGATCTTCACCGCTACCCGGTTATTTGAATCTGCGAACTGGATGGAAAGGGAAACTTATGATTTCTTTGGAATCGATTTCGTTGGACATCCTAACCTGAAACGTATCCTGAATGTGGATGAAATGACCTATTTCCCCATGCGTAAGGAGTTTCCGCTGGAAGATCAGACCCGTATTGACAAGGATGATGAAATGTTTGGACGGGGTGGGCATATTGGAATATAA
- a CDS encoding NADH-quinone oxidoreductase subunit D has product MSEQQHINLPEGSIEKQTTTLNLGPTHPATHGVFQNILEIDGERIVSAESTVGYIHRAFEKIAERRPFYQITPLTDRLNYCSAPINNIGWHLTVEKLLGIETPKRVDYLRVIIMELARIADHLICNGVMGVDSGAFTGFLYIMKYRELIYEIYEEVCGSRLTTNIGRVGGFERNFTPAAFQKIEQFLDEYPKALKEFETLMTRNRIFMERTQKVGGISAERAMNYGFTGPNLRASGVDYDVRVASPYSSYQDFEFAIPVGTTGDCYDRFLVRNEEMWQSVSIIRQAMDKLKGLPPEVYHADVPAYYLPEKSDVYTKMEALIYHFKIVMGEADILPGELYNPVEGANGELGYYLISDGGRSPYRLHFRRPCFIYYQAYPELVKGAMISDAIICLSSLNLIAGELDA; this is encoded by the coding sequence ATGTCAGAGCAGCAACATATAAATTTGCCGGAAGGCTCAATAGAAAAGCAAACCACCACGCTTAACCTGGGGCCTACGCACCCGGCTACCCACGGGGTGTTTCAGAACATATTGGAAATAGATGGTGAACGTATTGTAAGCGCTGAATCTACCGTTGGTTATATTCACCGCGCTTTTGAAAAAATTGCAGAACGCCGTCCCTTCTACCAGATCACGCCACTCACAGACCGCCTTAACTACTGTTCTGCTCCTATCAACAACATAGGCTGGCATCTTACCGTAGAAAAATTATTAGGTATTGAAACCCCGAAAAGGGTGGATTACCTCCGTGTGATCATTATGGAACTGGCACGTATTGCCGACCACCTGATCTGTAACGGTGTAATGGGGGTAGATAGTGGTGCCTTTACCGGGTTCCTGTACATTATGAAATACAGGGAACTTATTTACGAAATATATGAAGAAGTGTGTGGCTCCCGCCTCACTACCAATATAGGCCGTGTAGGTGGTTTTGAAAGAAACTTTACACCGGCAGCCTTCCAGAAAATTGAGCAATTCCTGGACGAATATCCAAAAGCATTGAAGGAGTTTGAAACCCTGATGACACGTAACCGTATTTTTATGGAACGTACGCAGAAGGTAGGTGGCATTTCCGCAGAAAGAGCGATGAACTACGGATTTACCGGTCCTAACCTGCGTGCTTCCGGCGTGGATTATGATGTAAGGGTAGCCAGTCCTTATTCTTCTTACCAGGATTTTGAATTCGCTATACCAGTAGGTACTACCGGTGATTGTTACGACCGTTTTCTGGTGCGTAACGAAGAGATGTGGCAAAGTGTCAGCATTATCCGCCAGGCGATGGATAAGCTGAAAGGCTTGCCACCGGAGGTGTATCATGCAGATGTACCTGCTTATTACCTGCCGGAGAAGAGTGATGTATATACGAAGATGGAAGCACTGATCTATCACTTTAAAATAGTGATGGGTGAGGCGGATATATTACCGGGTGAGTTATACAATCCGGTAGAAGGGGCAAACGGAGAGCTGGGTTATTATCTCATCAGTGATGGTGGCCGTAGTCCTTACCGTCTGCATTTCCGCAGGCCCTGCTTTATTTACTATCAGGCTTATCCTGAACTGGTGAAAGGAGCGATGATCAGTGATGCGATTATTTGTTTGAGCAGCCTCAACCTGATTGCAGGTGAGCTGGATGCATAA
- a CDS encoding NADH-quinone oxidoreductase subunit NuoE family protein: MIQFSEEKLNKVKEIIARYPEGKQKSALLPVLHLAQEEFGGWLSAETMDYVAELLQLKPIEVYEVATFYSMYNLKPVGKYLFEVCQTGPCMVSGSDQIIEYIKNKLGIGVGETTPDGMFTLKTVECLGACGYAPMMQLGKHYREHLTPEKVDAIIAECRAKAN; this comes from the coding sequence ATGATACAATTTTCTGAAGAGAAACTGAATAAAGTAAAAGAGATCATTGCACGCTATCCGGAAGGAAAGCAGAAAAGTGCATTGTTGCCTGTGCTGCACCTGGCGCAAGAAGAATTTGGTGGATGGCTGAGTGCGGAAACCATGGATTACGTGGCGGAATTACTGCAGTTGAAGCCAATCGAGGTGTATGAAGTAGCTACTTTTTACAGTATGTACAACCTGAAACCGGTAGGAAAATACCTGTTTGAGGTATGCCAGACTGGTCCTTGTATGGTGAGTGGCTCTGATCAGATCATTGAGTACATCAAGAATAAACTGGGCATCGGTGTAGGTGAAACTACCCCTGACGGGATGTTTACCCTTAAAACGGTAGAATGCCTGGGAGCCTGTGGGTATGCTCCGATGATGCAATTGGGCAAACATTACCGCGAACATCTGACCCCTGAAAAGGTAGATGCTATTATTGCAGAATGCAGGGCAAAGGCAAACTAA
- the nuoF gene encoding NADH-quinone oxidoreductase subunit NuoF, with protein MGRKLLLDKAHIEGIRYYDTYRKNGGYAAAEKVLKSMSPDQVVEEVKKSGLRGRGGAGFPTGMKWSFLAKPEGVPRYLVCNADESEPGTFKDRYLMEFLPHLLIEGLLISSFALGSHRTYIYIRGEYAWIPDILEQAIAEAKNNGWLGKNILGTGFDLEIYVQRGAGAYICGEETALIESLEGKRGNPRIKPPFPAIKGLWESPTVVNNVETLAAVVPIINLGGDEYVKYGTGKSTGTKLLSACGNINKPGVYEIEMNISVEEFIYSDEYCGGIRNGKRLKACIPGGSSVPVLPANLLLKTAKGETRMMTYESLADGGFATGSMLGSGGFIVMDEDQCIVRNTLTFARFYHHESCGQCSPCREGTGWMKKVLQNIESGKGKMSDIDLLWDIQRKIEGNTICPLGDAAAWPVAAAIRHFRDEFEWHVNNPAECLTRNFGLAHYADPLPVPEPAAAV; from the coding sequence ATGGGACGCAAATTACTGTTAGACAAGGCACATATTGAAGGTATCAGGTACTACGATACTTACAGGAAGAACGGCGGTTATGCAGCTGCAGAAAAAGTGTTGAAAAGCATGAGCCCTGACCAGGTGGTAGAAGAAGTGAAGAAGAGTGGCCTGAGAGGTCGTGGTGGCGCCGGTTTCCCAACCGGTATGAAATGGAGCTTCCTGGCTAAACCGGAAGGAGTGCCCCGTTACCTCGTATGTAATGCGGATGAATCTGAGCCAGGTACGTTCAAAGACCGCTATCTTATGGAGTTTTTGCCACACCTGCTCATTGAAGGCCTGCTGATATCCAGTTTTGCTTTAGGATCTCACCGTACCTATATCTATATCCGGGGAGAATATGCCTGGATACCTGATATCCTGGAACAGGCTATTGCAGAGGCTAAAAACAATGGCTGGTTAGGAAAGAATATTTTAGGAACAGGCTTTGACCTGGAAATATATGTACAACGTGGTGCCGGTGCCTATATCTGCGGAGAAGAAACAGCGTTGATAGAATCCCTGGAAGGTAAGCGTGGTAATCCCCGTATCAAACCTCCGTTTCCTGCTATCAAAGGATTATGGGAAAGCCCTACGGTGGTAAATAATGTGGAAACACTGGCAGCAGTAGTACCTATTATTAACCTGGGTGGGGATGAATATGTGAAGTATGGTACAGGTAAGTCTACCGGTACAAAATTATTATCTGCCTGCGGTAACATCAATAAGCCTGGTGTATATGAGATAGAAATGAATATTTCCGTTGAGGAGTTTATTTATTCTGATGAGTACTGTGGAGGTATCCGCAATGGCAAGCGTTTAAAAGCCTGTATCCCGGGCGGTTCTTCCGTACCGGTTTTACCGGCTAACCTGCTGCTGAAAACAGCCAAGGGAGAAACCCGTATGATGACCTATGAAAGCCTCGCAGACGGTGGTTTTGCTACCGGCTCGATGTTAGGCTCCGGTGGGTTTATTGTAATGGATGAAGACCAGTGTATTGTACGTAACACACTTACTTTTGCCCGTTTCTATCATCATGAAAGCTGTGGACAGTGTAGTCCTTGCCGTGAGGGTACAGGTTGGATGAAGAAAGTACTGCAGAACATTGAGTCCGGTAAAGGAAAAATGAGTGACATTGATTTACTGTGGGATATACAACGGAAAATAGAAGGTAACACCATCTGCCCGCTGGGGGATGCTGCTGCCTGGCCGGTAGCTGCTGCTATCCGTCATTTCCGGGATGAATTTGAATGGCATGTGAATAACCCGGCCGAATGCCTGACCCGTAATTTTGGTCTGGCGCATTATGCCGATCCGTTGCCAGTACCTGAACCTGCTGCAGCGGTATAA
- a CDS encoding 2Fe-2S iron-sulfur cluster-binding protein, whose protein sequence is MAEEKKLFKVKIDNISVEVEPGTTILNAARKIGGDVVPPAMCYYSKLQGSGGKCRTCLVKVTKGSDADARPMPKLVASCRTTVMDGMEVANITSPEVLEARKGVVEFLLINHPLDCPVCDQAGECHLQDLSYEHGAEATRFEFKRRTFEQIDIGDKIKLHMTRCILCYRCVYTADQLTNKREHGILGRGDASEISTYIQQSLDNNFIGNVIDVCPVGALTDKTFRFKNRVWFLKPVNAHRNCDQCCGKTTLWMRGDEVFRITARKDKYGEVEDFICDTCRFDKKEAKDWTIEGPRKIERHSVISQGHYVGVKKPKESLMDVLDGRKPKLLMDIHSISEVNRPDIDLSKIDGPAHSDDFNSK, encoded by the coding sequence ATGGCTGAAGAGAAAAAACTTTTTAAGGTCAAGATTGATAATATCTCCGTGGAAGTGGAGCCGGGAACAACTATTCTGAATGCAGCCCGGAAGATAGGAGGAGATGTTGTACCACCGGCAATGTGTTATTATTCCAAACTACAGGGTAGTGGCGGAAAATGCCGTACCTGCCTGGTGAAAGTAACAAAAGGTTCCGATGCTGATGCCCGCCCTATGCCTAAACTGGTGGCCAGCTGCCGTACTACTGTAATGGATGGTATGGAAGTAGCAAATATCACCTCTCCGGAAGTACTGGAGGCCCGTAAAGGGGTTGTAGAGTTCCTGCTGATCAATCATCCGCTGGATTGCCCTGTGTGCGATCAGGCGGGAGAATGTCATTTGCAGGACCTGAGCTACGAGCATGGTGCAGAAGCTACCCGTTTTGAATTTAAACGCAGAACATTTGAGCAGATAGATATCGGTGATAAGATAAAGCTGCACATGACACGCTGTATTTTATGCTATCGTTGTGTATACACTGCCGACCAGCTGACAAATAAGCGGGAACATGGTATCCTGGGTCGTGGCGATGCATCTGAGATCAGCACCTATATCCAGCAGTCACTGGATAATAACTTTATCGGAAATGTGATAGATGTGTGCCCGGTGGGTGCTTTAACTGATAAAACTTTCCGTTTCAAAAACAGGGTATGGTTCCTGAAGCCGGTAAATGCACACCGCAATTGTGATCAGTGCTGTGGTAAAACCACCTTGTGGATGCGTGGTGATGAAGTATTCCGCATTACTGCCCGTAAAGATAAATACGGTGAAGTGGAAGATTTTATCTGTGATACCTGCCGCTTTGATAAGAAAGAAGCAAAAGACTGGACGATTGAAGGTCCACGGAAAATAGAACGCCATAGCGTTATCTCACAAGGTCACTATGTTGGTGTGAAGAAACCTAAAGAGTCGCTGATGGATGTATTGGATGGCCGTAAGCCCAAGCTGCTGATGGATATCCATAGTATCAGTGAGGTAAACAGGCCAGATATAGACCTGTCCAAAATAGACGGGCCTGCACATTCCGACGACTTCAATAGCAAGTAA
- the nuoH gene encoding NADH-quinone oxidoreductase subunit NuoH, translated as MTLLSIDWFFILEKILLIAAVLGVSLMVAMYATWGERKVAAVIQDRRGPNRAGPFGLLQPLADGGKLFFKEEIIPTNSNKFMFILGPSIAMMVACMTSAVIPWGDTLTFGDYSFSLQIADVNIGILYLFGVVSLGVYGIMIGGWASNNKYSLLASVRAASQIISYELAFGISLIALLMLTGTLSIKEIVEQQRQSGIWNVIYQPLGFLIFLICSFAECNRTPFDLPEAENELNGGYHLEYSSMKLGFYLFAEYINMFISSALMSSLYFGGYSFPGMDSLGLSPNLLTVIGVIVLFIKIIFFLFLFMWVRWTIPRFRYDQLMRLGWKILIPLALLNMLITGAVVLFRQGL; from the coding sequence ATGACATTATTAAGTATAGACTGGTTTTTTATCCTGGAAAAGATATTGCTCATTGCAGCAGTATTGGGAGTATCCCTGATGGTGGCGATGTATGCTACCTGGGGTGAAAGAAAAGTAGCGGCTGTTATTCAGGACAGGCGTGGTCCCAACAGGGCTGGCCCGTTTGGTTTATTGCAACCGCTGGCAGATGGTGGTAAGCTCTTCTTTAAGGAAGAGATCATTCCTACCAACTCCAATAAGTTTATGTTTATCCTGGGACCCTCTATCGCTATGATGGTGGCCTGTATGACCAGTGCTGTCATTCCCTGGGGCGACACCTTAACCTTTGGTGATTATTCTTTCTCCCTGCAGATTGCAGATGTGAACATCGGGATTCTGTACCTTTTTGGAGTAGTGAGTCTGGGAGTATATGGTATCATGATCGGAGGCTGGGCATCCAACAATAAATATTCCCTGCTGGCGTCTGTACGTGCGGCTTCCCAGATCATTTCCTATGAGCTGGCATTCGGTATTTCATTGATTGCCCTGCTGATGCTGACCGGCACTTTAAGTATTAAGGAAATTGTAGAACAGCAACGTCAGAGTGGTATCTGGAATGTGATCTATCAGCCACTGGGATTCCTCATTTTCCTGATCTGTTCTTTTGCAGAATGTAACCGTACACCGTTTGACTTACCGGAAGCAGAAAATGAACTGAACGGTGGTTATCACCTGGAATATTCTTCCATGAAGCTGGGCTTTTACCTGTTTGCGGAATACATCAATATGTTTATCAGCTCTGCGCTGATGTCCAGCCTGTATTTCGGTGGTTACAGTTTCCCTGGTATGGATAGCCTGGGACTGAGCCCTAATCTGCTGACAGTAATAGGAGTAATTGTACTCTTTATTAAAATTATCTTCTTCCTGTTCCTGTTTATGTGGGTGCGTTGGACCATTCCAAGATTCCGTTATGACCAGCTGATGCGTTTAGGTTGGAAGATTCTGATTCCGCTGGCCTTATTGAACATGCTCATTACCGGTGCAGTGGTATTATTCCGTCAGGGATTATAA
- the nuoI gene encoding NADH-quinone oxidoreductase subunit NuoI → MQALTNRAKAVDRRPMSFAEKMYLPAIFKGMAITFKHIFQKKSTISYPEQKRPFSPVFRGLQILNRDEEGRERCTACGLCAVACPAEAITMEAAERKPGEEHLYREEKYAAKYEINMLRCIFCGFCEEACPKDAVYLSETFAPSNFQRKGFIYGKDDLLIPHPKDNQTK, encoded by the coding sequence ATGCAAGCATTAACCAATAGGGCAAAAGCAGTAGACCGCAGGCCAATGAGCTTTGCGGAAAAAATGTATCTGCCTGCCATTTTTAAGGGAATGGCGATAACGTTTAAGCATATATTCCAGAAGAAAAGCACCATCAGCTATCCGGAGCAAAAGCGTCCGTTCAGCCCGGTGTTTCGTGGATTGCAGATATTGAACCGTGACGAAGAGGGCCGTGAAAGATGTACTGCCTGCGGGTTGTGCGCAGTAGCCTGTCCTGCTGAAGCAATCACTATGGAAGCGGCAGAAAGGAAACCAGGTGAAGAGCATCTGTATCGTGAGGAAAAGTATGCTGCTAAATATGAAATCAATATGCTGCGTTGCATCTTCTGTGGTTTTTGTGAAGAGGCTTGTCCTAAAGATGCGGTTTACCTGAGTGAAACATTTGCGCCTTCCAATTTTCAGCGTAAGGGCTTTATCTATGGAAAAGATGATCTGCTGATCCCTCATCCGAAAGACAACCAAACAAAGTAG
- a CDS encoding NADH-quinone oxidoreductase subunit J family protein codes for MSIQQIVFMVLSVVALVSALGVVLSKNPVTSVLCLIITFFTIAGHYVMLNAQFLAVVHIIVYAGAIMVLFLFVMMLMNMNAEMEPQKRNWLKYAGAISGGALLVILVAALRDANMPAVQPGSNEIGLIENLGKTLFTTYVMPFEVSSILFLSAMVGAVVIGKK; via the coding sequence ATGAGTATACAACAAATAGTTTTCATGGTGCTTTCAGTAGTAGCACTGGTTTCTGCACTGGGTGTAGTACTGAGTAAAAACCCGGTAACCAGCGTGTTGTGCCTGATCATTACCTTCTTTACCATAGCAGGGCATTATGTAATGCTGAATGCACAGTTCCTGGCAGTAGTACATATCATTGTATATGCAGGTGCTATAATGGTATTGTTCCTTTTTGTGATGATGCTGATGAATATGAATGCGGAAATGGAACCACAAAAGCGGAACTGGCTGAAATATGCAGGGGCTATCAGTGGAGGTGCCTTACTGGTGATACTGGTAGCAGCGCTGAGAGATGCCAATATGCCTGCTGTTCAACCCGGCTCCAATGAGATCGGGCTTATTGAAAACCTTGGTAAAACCCTGTTTACAACCTATGTGATGCCTTTTGAAGTGAGCAGCATTCTTTTCCTGAGTGCCATGGTAGGAGCAGTCGTTATCGGGAAAAAATAA
- the nuoK gene encoding NADH-quinone oxidoreductase subunit NuoK produces MPVQYYIFLSIALFCIGIMGVLVRRNAIIVFMCIELMLNAVNLLMVTFSKMWADAGRVDAAGAQIFVFFIMVVAAAEVAVGLAIIVMVYRNTHSVDINILNRLKN; encoded by the coding sequence ATGCCGGTTCAATACTATATTTTCTTAAGCATAGCCTTGTTTTGCATAGGTATAATGGGCGTACTGGTACGCAGAAATGCGATTATCGTTTTTATGTGCATTGAACTGATGCTGAATGCCGTGAATTTATTAATGGTAACCTTTTCTAAAATGTGGGCAGATGCAGGACGGGTAGATGCAGCCGGCGCCCAGATTTTCGTGTTTTTCATTATGGTGGTAGCTGCAGCCGAAGTAGCGGTGGGACTGGCTATCATAGTAATGGTATACAGAAACACACATTCTGTAGACATCAATATCCTCAACAGGTTGAAGAATTGA
- the nuoL gene encoding NADH-quinone oxidoreductase subunit L, translated as MINLVWLVPLLPLLGFLVNGLGRRFLSKSLVGVIGSGAVLAAFAVSVMIFLEVKAPGFTPQVVTLFDFISAGTLHIPFAFQVDQLSALFLLIITGVGTLIHIYSTVYMKEETDESFARYFAYLNLFIFSMLILVLGANFVMMFIGWEGVGLCSYLLIGFWFKNTNYNNAAKKAFIMNRIGDLGFLLGIFFMITQFGSVTFSEVFQKAATLGMNDPVIVAMTMLLFVGAMGKSAQIPLYTWLPDAMAGPTPVSALIHAATMVTAGIYMIARSNVLFTLAPCIQTVIAIIGLATALLAASIALKQNDIKKVLAYSTVSQLGYMFLALGVGAYTAAVFHVMTHAFFKALMFLGSGSVIHAMGGEQDIRKMGGLKKFMPTTSWTFLVGCLAIAGIPGLSGFFSKDEILAHTFAANKLMYALALAGALMTAFYMFRLYYITFCGKFRGTHEQEHHLHESPAAMTIPLIILAVLSIAGGYVGLPEVFGVKHVLGEYLAPIFAPSAPFAATHHLSHSTEWILMGLSTVLVIVFILLARKQFIAYQDNGKENTGLAKVLENKWYVDELYDAIIVKPLMALSQFFQDVIEKAGIDRLVNGVGRGVQWGSQQIRLVQTGQVGFYIFAMVIGMIILFVIGFIL; from the coding sequence ATGATTAATCTAGTTTGGCTGGTACCATTATTACCATTATTAGGATTCCTGGTTAATGGATTAGGGAGGAGGTTCTTATCCAAATCCCTGGTAGGTGTGATTGGAAGTGGTGCAGTGTTGGCTGCTTTTGCAGTGAGCGTAATGATATTCCTGGAAGTAAAAGCTCCCGGGTTTACTCCGCAGGTGGTAACCCTGTTTGATTTCATTAGTGCAGGCACCCTGCATATTCCTTTTGCATTTCAGGTAGATCAGCTGAGTGCTTTATTCCTGCTTATTATTACAGGAGTAGGTACACTCATTCACATCTATTCTACTGTTTACATGAAGGAAGAAACAGATGAAAGTTTTGCACGGTATTTTGCCTATCTCAACCTGTTTATCTTCTCCATGCTCATATTGGTGCTGGGTGCCAACTTTGTGATGATGTTCATCGGATGGGAAGGAGTAGGTTTATGCTCCTATCTGCTGATCGGTTTCTGGTTTAAGAATACGAACTATAACAATGCTGCGAAGAAAGCCTTTATCATGAACCGCATTGGTGACCTGGGCTTTCTACTGGGTATTTTCTTCATGATCACCCAATTCGGATCGGTTACTTTCTCTGAAGTATTTCAGAAAGCAGCTACCCTGGGGATGAATGACCCGGTTATTGTAGCTATGACGATGCTGTTGTTTGTAGGTGCTATGGGTAAATCTGCACAGATTCCGTTATACACCTGGTTGCCGGATGCGATGGCGGGTCCTACACCGGTATCTGCCCTGATCCACGCAGCTACGATGGTTACGGCAGGTATTTATATGATTGCACGTAGCAACGTCCTGTTTACCCTGGCTCCATGCATACAGACTGTAATTGCGATAATAGGGCTGGCTACCGCTTTACTGGCAGCTTCCATCGCTTTAAAGCAAAACGATATTAAGAAGGTATTGGCTTATTCTACTGTAAGCCAGCTGGGTTATATGTTCCTGGCATTAGGTGTGGGCGCTTATACAGCAGCAGTGTTTCACGTAATGACGCATGCCTTCTTTAAAGCCCTGATGTTCCTTGGTTCCGGTTCTGTGATTCATGCGATGGGCGGAGAACAGGATATCCGTAAAATGGGAGGCCTGAAGAAATTCATGCCTACCACCAGCTGGACTTTCCTGGTTGGTTGTCTGGCCATTGCAGGTATACCGGGTTTATCCGGTTTCTTCTCTAAGGATGAGATCCTGGCACATACTTTTGCTGCCAACAAACTGATGTATGCCCTGGCACTTGCTGGTGCGCTGATGACTGCTTTCTACATGTTCCGTTTATACTACATTACTTTCTGTGGTAAGTTCCGCGGCACGCATGAGCAGGAACATCATTTACATGAGAGCCCTGCAGCAATGACCATTCCACTGATCATACTGGCAGTATTATCTATTGCAGGTGGTTATGTAGGATTACCAGAAGTATTTGGTGTAAAACATGTACTGGGTGAATATCTGGCACCCATCTTTGCACCTTCTGCACCTTTTGCAGCTACACATCATTTAAGCCACAGCACAGAATGGATCCTGATGGGCCTGAGCACTGTACTGGTAATTGTATTTATACTACTGGCACGCAAGCAGTTTATTGCTTACCAGGATAATGGCAAGGAGAATACCGGCCTGGCTAAGGTACTGGAAAACAAATGGTATGTGGATGAGCTGTATGATGCTATCATTGTTAAACCTTTAATGGCATTGTCTCAATTCTTCCAGGATGTAATTGAAAAAGCAGGTATTGACCGGTTGGTGAATGGAGTAGGCCGTGGTGTACAATGGGGAAGCCAGCAAATACGCCTGGTGCAAACCGGACAGGTGGGCTTTTACATATTCGCCATGGTAATTGGTATGATTATATTATTCGTGATAGGGTTTATATTATAA
- a CDS encoding complex I subunit 4 family protein, translated as MLTVLLILIPLIAGLLTFGLKGSGPKVLGMIASLASVAVALGALFQFRTAPEGLHLTANWIPQLGSQFNVGLDGMGVMLCLLTAISFLVIFITIYTREYERANSFYGLMLLSQAGLIGVFTAYDALLFYFFWELALIPVYFLCSMWGGEKRIPVTFKFFVYTFLGSLLMLVGLIYLYTQTPGDKSFSWTAFTTLNLAAGEQSWLFWLFFVAFAIKMPIFPFHTWQPDTYEQSPTPVTMVLSGIMVKMGLFGVIRWVLPVLPQGAAMWADVAIVLSIIGIIYASCIAIMQQDLKRLIAYSSIAHIGLMCAAIFANNDQSLQGVQVQMFNHGINIIGMWIIVEIIQQRLNVKNMNDLGGIAQVAPRMAIFLVIISLANIGLPLTNGFIGEFLMFSGLFQYNGWFMAVAGLGIILAAVYTLNMIQRVMFGESNTLTAKTTDLQGGELLALSLVVILILVLGVYPKPMLDLVSSTTEVVNKVF; from the coding sequence ATGTTGACAGTATTACTAATATTGATTCCTTTAATTGCAGGCCTGCTTACATTTGGCCTCAAGGGATCCGGGCCTAAAGTGCTGGGCATGATAGCATCCCTGGCTTCTGTGGCAGTAGCGTTGGGTGCCTTATTCCAATTCCGGACAGCGCCGGAAGGATTACACTTAACCGCTAACTGGATTCCACAATTGGGAAGTCAGTTTAACGTAGGATTAGATGGAATGGGCGTGATGCTCTGTTTACTTACTGCTATTTCCTTCCTGGTTATTTTTATTACGATCTATACAAGGGAGTACGAACGTGCTAACAGTTTTTATGGCCTGATGTTATTATCCCAGGCTGGTCTGATCGGTGTATTTACCGCTTATGATGCCCTGTTGTTCTACTTCTTCTGGGAGCTGGCATTGATCCCTGTTTATTTCCTTTGCTCCATGTGGGGCGGCGAAAAACGCATACCTGTTACTTTTAAGTTCTTTGTGTATACGTTCCTGGGATCACTCTTAATGCTGGTAGGGTTGATTTATCTGTATACCCAGACTCCGGGCGACAAGTCTTTCAGCTGGACTGCTTTCACCACCCTTAATCTGGCTGCGGGTGAGCAGTCCTGGTTATTCTGGTTGTTTTTTGTAGCCTTTGCGATTAAAATGCCCATTTTTCCGTTCCATACCTGGCAGCCGGATACCTATGAGCAATCACCCACCCCTGTTACAATGGTACTTTCCGGTATCATGGTAAAAATGGGCTTGTTTGGTGTGATCCGCTGGGTATTACCCGTATTGCCACAGGGCGCCGCCATGTGGGCGGATGTAGCTATTGTATTATCCATCATTGGTATTATATATGCTTCCTGCATTGCCATTATGCAGCAGGATCTGAAAAGGCTGATTGCTTATTCTTCTATTGCACATATCGGTTTAATGTGTGCCGCCATATTTGCTAATAATGATCAGAGTCTGCAAGGCGTACAGGTGCAGATGTTTAACCATGGTATTAATATCATCGGGATGTGGATCATTGTTGAAATTATCCAGCAGCGTCTGAACGTGAAGAATATGAATGACCTGGGGGGGATCGCACAGGTGGCTCCACGTATGGCTATTTTCCTGGTAATCATCAGTCTGGCAAATATTGGATTACCACTCACGAATGGTTTCATCGGAGAATTCTTAATGTTCAGCGGATTGTTTCAATACAATGGATGGTTTATGGCAGTAGCTGGTCTGGGAATTATTCTGGCTGCGGTATACACCCTGAATATGATTCAGCGGGTGATGTTTGGAGAAAGTAATACCCTGACTGCCAAGACTACCGATCTGCAAGGTGGAGAATTGCTGGCATTGAGCCTGGTGGTGATCCTGATTCTTGTATTGGGGGTATATCCAAAGCCTATGCTGGATTTGGTTAGCAGCACTACGGAAGTGGTAAACAAGGTGTTTTAG